In one window of Juglans regia cultivar Chandler chromosome 3, Walnut 2.0, whole genome shotgun sequence DNA:
- the LOC109013656 gene encoding macrophage migration inhibitory factor homolog → MPCLYISTNVSLDGVDTNPIFSEATKAISNIIGKPENYVMVILKGSLEISFEGNKEPAAYGEIVSMGGINSEVKKKLIATIGTILESKLCIPRTRFFLKVYDTTAGRNYSKI, encoded by the exons ATGCCTTGTCTTTACATCTCCACCAACGTGAGCCTCGATGGAGTTGACACCAATCCCATCTTTTCTGAAGCCACCAAAGCCATCTCTAACATCATCGGTAAACCTGAAAAT TATGTGATGGTGATATTAAAAGGATCGTTGGAGATATCCTTTGAGGGGAACAAAGAACCAGCTGCATATGGTGAGATAGTGTCAATGGGTGGCATCAATTCAGAAGTGAAGAAGAAACTGATTGCCACCATTGGCACAATTTTAGAGTCCAAGCTGTGTATTCCCAGGACCCGATTCTTCCTCAAAGTCTACGATACAACTGCTGGGCGCAATTATTCcaaaatatga